One region of Pan paniscus chromosome 5, NHGRI_mPanPan1-v2.0_pri, whole genome shotgun sequence genomic DNA includes:
- the VNN3P gene encoding vascular non-inflammatory molecule 3, which translates to MIISHFPKCVAVFALLALSVGALDTFIAAVYEHVVILPNRTETPVSKEEALLLMNKNIDVLEKAVKLAAKQGAHIIVTPEDGIYGWIFTRESIYPYLEDIPDPGVNWIPCRDPWRFGNTLVQQRLSCLAKDNSIYVVANIGDKKPCNASDSQCPPDGRYQYNTDVVFDSQGKLVARYHKYNLFAPEIQFDFPKDSELVTFDTPFGKFGIFTCFDIFSHDPAVVVVDEFQVDSILYPTAWYNTLPLLSAVPFHSAWAKAMGVNLLAANTHNTSMHMTGSGIYAPEAVKVYHYDMETESGQLLLSELKSRPRREPTYPAAVDWHAYASSVKPFSSEQSDFPGMIYFDEFTFTKLKRNTGNYTACQKDLCCHLTYKMSEKRTDEVYALGAFDGLHTVEGQYYLQICTLLKCQTTDLETCGEPVGSAFTKFEDFSLSGTFGTRYVFPQIILSGSQLAPERHYEISRDGRLRSRSGAPLPVLVMALYGRVFEKDPPRLGQGSGKFQ; encoded by the exons ATGATTATatcacattttccaaaatgtgtGGCAGTTTTTGCCCTCCTTGCCCTGAGTGTTGGTGCACTGGACACTTTTATTGCTGCAGTATATGAGCATGTGGTGATATTACCAAATAGAACAGAAACACCTGTTTCAAAAGAAGAAGCTTTGCTCCTGATGAACAAGAACATAGATGTTTTGGAGAAAGCAGTTAAGCTGGCAGCGAAGCAG GGTGCACATATCATTGTGACCCCAGAAGATGGAATCTATGGTTGGATCTTCACCAGGGAGAGCATTTACCCCTATCTAGAGGATATACCAGACCCTGGAGTGAACTGGATTCCATGTAGAGACCCCTGGAG ATTCGGCAACACACTAGTGCAACAAAGACTCAGCTGCCTGGCCAAGGACAACTCTATCTATGTCGTGGCTAATATTGGAGACAAGAAGCCATGCAATGCCAGTGACTCTCAGTGTCCGCCTGATGGCCGTTACCAGTACAACACTGATGTGGTGTTTGATTCTCAGGGAAAACTGGTGGCACGCTACCATAAG TACAATCTTTTTGCACCTGAAATTCAGTTTGATTTCCCCAAGGATTCAGAACTTGTGACTTTTGACACTCCCTTTGGGAAGTTTGGCATTTTTACTTGCTTTGACATTTTTTCTCATGAcccagctgtggtggtggtggatgAGTTTCAAGTTGACAGCATTCTCTACCCCACAGCATGGTACAACACGCTGCCCCTCCTCTCggctgttcccttccattcagcaTGGGCCAAGGCCATGGGAGTCAATCTACTTGCTGCAAATACCCACAACACCAGCATGCACATGACAG GGAGTGGAATCTACGCCCCAGAAGCAGTCAAGGTGTACCACTACGACATGGAAACAGAGAGTGGTCAGCTGTTGCTATCAGAACTGAAGTCTCGGCCCCGCCGTGAGCCCACCTACCCTGCAGCTGTTGACTGGCATGCATATGCCAGCAGTGTCAAGCCATTTTCCTCTGAACAGTCAGATTTTCCAGGGATGATTTATTTTGATGAGTTTACCTTCACCAAGCTTAAGAGAAATACAGGAAATTACACAGCTTGCCAGAAAGATCTGTGTTGTCACTTAACTTACAAGATGTCTGAGAAGCGAACAGACGAGGTCTATGCCCTAGGTGCTTTTGATGGACTGCACACAGTAGAAGGCCAATATTACTTACAG aTATGCACATTACTGAAGTGTCAAACCACTGACCTGGAAACGTGTGGAGAACCTGTGGGGTCAGCTTTTACCAAGTTTGAAGACTTCTCCCTCAGTGGCACATTTGGAACGCGTTATGTTTTCCCACAGATCATTCTAAGTGGGAGTCAGCTTGCCCCTGAAAGACATTATGAG ATTTCAAGAGATGGACGCTTGAGGAGCCGAAGTGGAGCCCCTTTGCCTGTCTTAGTTATGGCCCTGTATGGAAGAGTGTTTGAGAAGGACCCTCCACGCTTAGGGCAGGGGTCTGGGAAATTCCAGTGA